The following coding sequences lie in one Mycobacterium sp. Z3061 genomic window:
- a CDS encoding GAF and ANTAR domain-containing protein: MSEPSKHDLAVRMAELARLVAAPRRAEDILTEVTAAAVELIPGVDTAGILLISKGGRFDSVAATDALPHELDELQHTLNEGPCIEAASSSDYDVVRTNDFRDETRWPAYSAAVQKLGVLSGLSFRLYTHERTAGALNLFGYKPTEWDAEQLTIGMVLAAHAAAALMASHQSENLHSAVASRDRIGQAKGIIMERFDVDDVRAFDMLRRLSQESNTTLVDIAQRVIDTRGSH, translated from the coding sequence ATGTCTGAGCCGTCCAAGCATGATCTGGCCGTGCGCATGGCCGAGTTGGCGCGCCTCGTCGCCGCACCCCGCCGAGCCGAAGACATCTTGACCGAGGTCACCGCGGCGGCAGTCGAACTGATCCCCGGTGTCGATACCGCCGGCATCTTGCTCATCAGCAAAGGTGGGCGGTTCGATTCGGTTGCCGCCACCGACGCGCTGCCGCACGAACTCGACGAACTGCAGCACACCCTGAACGAGGGGCCGTGTATTGAAGCGGCCTCGTCGTCGGATTACGACGTCGTGCGCACCAACGACTTCCGCGACGAAACGCGATGGCCGGCCTACTCTGCCGCCGTCCAGAAGCTCGGCGTGCTCAGTGGACTCTCCTTCCGGCTTTACACCCACGAGCGCACCGCCGGCGCGCTGAACCTGTTCGGGTACAAGCCGACGGAGTGGGACGCCGAGCAGCTGACCATCGGCATGGTGCTGGCCGCCCACGCCGCCGCCGCGCTGATGGCCAGCCACCAGAGTGAGAACCTGCATTCCGCGGTGGCGAGCAGGGACCGGATCGGCCAGGCCAAAGGCATCATCATGGAGCGTTTCGACGTCGACGACGTGCGGGCGTTCGACATGCTGCGGCGGCTGTCCCAGGAGAGCAACACCACGCTGGTCGACATTGCCCAGCGGGTTATCGACACCCGCGGCAGTCACTGA
- the car gene encoding carboxylic acid reductase: MTTTQEERIARRAEELAATDPQFAAAQPDPVVAEALENPDLRLPQVIQTVVDGYADRPALGQRAVEFVADPATGRTSLSLLPRFETITYRQLGDRIATVGRALSDGVQTGDRVCVLGFNSVDYTTIDMALGQIGAVSVPLQTSAAIAQLQPIVTETEPRLIAASVNQLTDAVALIRGAAEAPAKLVVFDYHPQVDDEREALEGAVAALSGTGVVVETLADVLRRGTDAPAQPHAELAEDALALLIYTSGSTGAPKGAMYPQRNVGKMFRRSAKNWFGPTAASITLNFMPMSHVMGRGILYGTLGNGGTAYFAAKSDLSTFLEDLALVRPTEMNFVPRIWETLYGEFQSEVDRRLFDGGDRAAVEAEVLIDQRENLLGGRFIFAMTGSAPISPELKKWAEELLEMHLLDGYGSTEAGMVLFDGEVQRPPVIDYKLVDVPDLGYFTTDQPYPRGELLLKTENLFPGYYKRPEITASVFDEDGYYRTGDVVAEVGPDRVRYVDRRNNVLKLAQGEFVTVAKLEAVFGNSPLVRQIYVYGNSAHPYLLAVVVPTQDALAAHDVDALKPMIADSLQNVAREAGLQSYEVPRDFIIETTPFTLENGLLTGIRKLAWPKLKAHYGERLEQLYADLAAGQASELSELRRAGADGPVLETVSRAAAAMLGTASSDLSPDAHFTDLGGDSLSALTFANLLQEIFGVEVPVGVIVSPANDLQALATYIEAERQPGSKRPTFASVHGRDAVEVHASDLTLDKFIDADTLAAAPGLPAPSEQVRTVLLTGATGFLGRYLALEWLQRMALVDGKVICLVRAKSDEDARARLDATFDSGDPKLLAHYQGLAANHLEVLAGDKGEADLGLDRVTWQRLADTVDVIVDPAALVNHVLPYSQLFGPNALGTAELIRLALTSKIKPFSYTSTIAVGGGIAPGAFTEDADIRQISATRQIDDGYANGYANSKWAGEVLLREAHDLCGLPVAVFRCDMILADTTWAGQLNVPDMFTRTILSLAATGIAPGSFYELDGEGNRQRAHYDGLPVEFIAEAVAVLGAQSGDGFATYHVMNPYDDGIGFDEFVDWMISPEGGVGCGISRVADYGEWLQRFETALRGLPEKQRSASLLPLLHNYQKPEKPINGSIAPTDVFRTAVQEAKIGPEKDIPHVTPAIIAKYVSDLRLLGLL, from the coding sequence ATGACGACCACACAAGAGGAGCGGATCGCCCGCCGCGCCGAAGAGCTCGCTGCCACCGACCCCCAGTTCGCCGCCGCCCAGCCCGACCCGGTGGTGGCCGAGGCGTTGGAGAACCCAGACCTGCGGCTGCCCCAGGTCATTCAGACGGTGGTCGACGGCTATGCCGACCGGCCGGCGCTGGGCCAGCGGGCAGTGGAGTTCGTTGCGGACCCCGCGACCGGACGCACCTCGCTGAGCCTGCTCCCCCGGTTCGAGACCATCACCTACCGCCAGCTCGGTGACCGGATCGCCACCGTCGGCCGAGCCCTGTCCGACGGGGTGCAGACCGGCGACCGCGTCTGCGTACTGGGCTTCAACAGCGTCGACTACACCACCATCGACATGGCGCTCGGCCAGATCGGCGCGGTGTCGGTGCCGCTGCAGACCAGCGCGGCGATCGCCCAGTTGCAGCCGATCGTCACCGAGACCGAGCCCCGCCTGATCGCGGCCAGCGTGAACCAGCTGACCGACGCCGTCGCGTTGATCCGCGGAGCGGCCGAAGCCCCCGCGAAGCTCGTGGTGTTCGACTACCACCCTCAGGTCGACGACGAGCGTGAAGCCCTGGAAGGCGCGGTGGCCGCCCTGTCCGGCACCGGAGTCGTCGTCGAGACGCTGGCCGACGTCCTGCGGCGCGGCACCGACGCCCCGGCACAACCACACGCGGAACTGGCCGAAGACGCGCTGGCCCTGCTGATCTACACCTCCGGCAGCACCGGCGCCCCCAAGGGCGCGATGTACCCGCAGCGCAACGTCGGCAAGATGTTCCGCCGGTCGGCCAAGAACTGGTTCGGACCGACCGCCGCGTCGATCACCCTGAACTTCATGCCGATGAGCCACGTCATGGGTCGCGGCATCCTGTACGGCACGCTCGGCAACGGCGGCACCGCGTACTTCGCCGCCAAGAGCGACCTGTCGACTTTCCTGGAAGACCTGGCCCTGGTGCGGCCCACCGAGATGAACTTCGTGCCGCGCATCTGGGAGACCTTGTACGGCGAATTCCAGAGCGAGGTGGACCGCCGCCTGTTTGACGGCGGTGACCGCGCGGCGGTCGAGGCCGAGGTCCTAATCGACCAGCGGGAGAACCTGCTCGGCGGACGCTTCATCTTCGCGATGACGGGCTCGGCACCGATCTCCCCGGAGCTGAAGAAGTGGGCGGAAGAGCTGCTGGAGATGCACCTGCTGGACGGCTACGGATCCACCGAAGCCGGGATGGTGCTGTTCGACGGTGAGGTGCAGCGCCCGCCGGTGATCGACTACAAGCTGGTCGACGTGCCGGACCTGGGTTACTTCACCACAGACCAGCCGTACCCGCGGGGTGAGCTGCTGCTCAAGACCGAGAACCTGTTCCCCGGCTACTACAAGCGCCCGGAGATCACGGCCAGTGTGTTCGACGAAGACGGCTACTACCGCACCGGCGACGTCGTCGCCGAGGTCGGCCCTGATCGGGTGCGCTACGTCGACCGTCGCAACAACGTGCTCAAGCTCGCCCAGGGTGAGTTCGTCACCGTCGCCAAGCTGGAGGCCGTCTTCGGTAACAGCCCGCTGGTCCGGCAGATCTACGTCTACGGCAACAGCGCCCACCCCTACCTGTTGGCCGTGGTGGTGCCGACGCAGGACGCACTGGCCGCGCATGATGTCGACGCGCTGAAGCCGATGATCGCCGACTCGCTGCAGAACGTCGCGAGAGAGGCCGGGCTGCAGTCCTACGAGGTGCCACGCGACTTCATCATCGAGACCACCCCGTTCACCCTGGAAAACGGTCTGTTGACCGGCATCCGCAAGCTGGCGTGGCCGAAGCTTAAGGCGCACTACGGCGAGCGGCTGGAGCAGCTGTACGCCGACCTGGCCGCCGGTCAGGCCAGCGAGCTGAGCGAGCTGCGGCGCGCCGGGGCCGACGGACCGGTGTTGGAGACGGTGAGCCGGGCTGCGGCCGCGATGCTGGGCACCGCGAGCAGCGACCTGTCCCCCGACGCGCACTTCACCGACCTGGGCGGGGACTCGTTGTCCGCCTTGACCTTCGCCAACCTGCTGCAGGAGATCTTCGGGGTCGAGGTGCCGGTGGGCGTCATCGTCAGCCCGGCCAATGACCTGCAGGCGCTGGCGACCTACATCGAGGCCGAGCGTCAGCCCGGCTCGAAGCGGCCGACTTTCGCCTCGGTGCACGGCCGGGACGCCGTCGAGGTGCACGCCAGTGACCTCACGCTGGACAAGTTCATCGACGCCGACACCCTGGCCGCCGCGCCCGGCCTGCCGGCACCCAGCGAGCAGGTGCGCACCGTACTGCTGACCGGAGCCACCGGCTTCCTGGGCCGCTACCTGGCGCTGGAATGGCTGCAGCGGATGGCCCTGGTCGACGGCAAGGTGATCTGCCTGGTGCGGGCGAAGTCGGACGAGGACGCGCGCGCCCGGCTGGACGCCACGTTCGATAGCGGCGACCCCAAGCTGTTGGCGCACTACCAGGGGCTGGCCGCCAACCACCTCGAGGTCCTGGCCGGCGACAAAGGTGAGGCCGACCTGGGCCTGGACCGCGTGACCTGGCAGCGGCTGGCCGACACCGTCGACGTGATCGTCGACCCGGCGGCTCTGGTCAACCACGTGTTGCCCTACAGCCAGTTGTTCGGGCCGAATGCGTTGGGCACCGCGGAGCTGATCCGGCTGGCGTTGACCAGCAAGATCAAGCCCTTCAGCTACACATCGACGATCGCGGTCGGCGGCGGGATCGCGCCGGGTGCGTTCACCGAGGACGCCGATATCCGGCAGATCAGCGCGACACGCCAGATCGACGACGGCTACGCCAACGGCTACGCCAACAGCAAGTGGGCCGGCGAGGTGCTGCTGCGCGAGGCACATGACCTGTGCGGGCTGCCGGTCGCGGTGTTCCGCTGCGACATGATCCTGGCCGACACCACCTGGGCCGGTCAGCTCAACGTGCCCGACATGTTCACCCGGACGATCTTGAGCCTGGCTGCCACGGGTATCGCGCCCGGTTCGTTCTACGAGCTGGACGGCGAAGGCAACCGGCAACGCGCCCACTACGACGGTCTTCCGGTCGAGTTCATCGCCGAAGCGGTGGCGGTGCTCGGGGCACAGAGTGGCGACGGGTTCGCGACCTACCACGTGATGAATCCCTACGACGACGGCATCGGCTTCGATGAGTTCGTCGACTGGATGATCTCCCCGGAAGGCGGAGTCGGGTGCGGCATCTCCCGTGTCGCCGACTACGGCGAGTGGTTGCAGCGATTCGAGACCGCCCTGCGTGGCCTGCCGGAGAAGCAGCGCAGTGCCTCGCTGTTGCCACTGCTGCACAACTACCAGAAGCCGGAGAAGCCCATCAACGGGTCGATCGCTCCCACCGACGTCTTCCGCACGGCGGTGCAGGAGGCGAAGATCGGTCCTGAAAAGGACATCCCGCACGTCACACCGGCGATCATCGCCAAGTACGTGAGCGATCTGCGGCTACTCGGGCTGCTGTAA
- a CDS encoding MarR family transcriptional regulator, with translation MARSRDLPPDRQAIGQLLVRLTRQFRNDLAAPHVEQGYGDIRDPHLQIFGNIRMGGIRLTELAARAQLSLAATSELVNDLAALGYLARRPDPDDGRAKLIDLTERGQRLLADAGNRVADIEARWSQLVGAAEFAHMCTTMQRLLDALDPDDSRA, from the coding sequence GTGGCTAGGTCAAGGGATCTGCCTCCGGATAGGCAAGCGATCGGCCAGCTGTTGGTGCGGCTCACAAGACAGTTCCGCAACGATCTGGCCGCGCCGCACGTCGAGCAGGGCTACGGGGACATCCGCGATCCGCACCTGCAGATCTTCGGCAACATCCGGATGGGCGGCATCCGCCTCACCGAACTGGCGGCACGGGCGCAGCTGAGCCTCGCCGCGACATCGGAACTGGTGAACGACCTTGCGGCGCTCGGATACCTGGCCCGCCGGCCCGACCCGGACGACGGCCGCGCCAAACTCATCGACCTCACCGAGCGCGGCCAACGCCTGCTCGCCGACGCCGGAAATCGGGTGGCCGATATCGAGGCACGATGGTCACAGCTGGTGGGGGCCGCCGAGTTCGCGCACATGTGCACAACCATGCAGCGGCTGCTCGATGCACTCGACCCGGATGACTCCCGAGCCTGA
- a CDS encoding alpha/beta fold hydrolase, with protein MANLTDEFVPTVLGRLHVLRRGSGPVTVLWHSLFLDSRSWAPLIDALAEVAPRRTIVAIDGPSHGRSAPVTRDFTFDDCARVAGEVLDGLGIDEPVDWVGNAWGGHVGILLAATQPRRLRTLTTIGTPVHGIDARFRITKGWPLVLLYRLFGATPLVCDPLSVALLGPDGSAEVMDAFRQADRSGMYHAARSMMLKRPDLHERLPQIAAPTLMLAAHDDDEGWPPEQARAACAVMRDARVGVVRGGGRVAPLLIDAQTIARTLVEFWGSTSPSAPRH; from the coding sequence ATGGCGAATTTGACTGACGAGTTCGTTCCCACGGTGCTGGGCCGTTTGCACGTGCTGCGCCGGGGTAGCGGACCGGTGACTGTGCTGTGGCACAGCTTGTTCCTCGACTCCCGGTCGTGGGCGCCGTTGATCGATGCGCTGGCCGAGGTGGCTCCACGGCGCACGATTGTCGCCATCGACGGGCCGTCGCATGGCCGCAGCGCACCGGTTACCCGTGACTTCACGTTCGACGACTGCGCGCGCGTTGCGGGCGAAGTCCTGGACGGACTCGGCATCGACGAGCCGGTCGATTGGGTCGGCAACGCGTGGGGCGGCCATGTCGGCATCCTGCTGGCCGCGACCCAGCCGCGTCGGTTACGCACCCTGACCACCATCGGCACCCCGGTGCATGGCATCGACGCCCGATTTCGCATCACCAAGGGCTGGCCATTGGTGCTGCTCTATCGACTGTTCGGGGCGACCCCGTTGGTGTGCGATCCGCTGTCGGTGGCGCTGTTGGGACCGGACGGTTCCGCAGAGGTGATGGACGCGTTCCGGCAGGCCGACCGGAGCGGTATGTATCACGCCGCGCGCTCGATGATGCTGAAGCGGCCCGACTTGCACGAGCGGCTGCCGCAAATCGCAGCGCCGACCCTGATGCTCGCCGCTCACGACGACGACGAAGGCTGGCCACCGGAACAGGCTCGGGCTGCTTGCGCCGTGATGCGCGACGCGCGGGTTGGCGTCGTCAGAGGTGGCGGCCGGGTGGCGCCACTGCTGATCGATGCGCAAACGATCGCGCGGACGTTGGTCGAGTTCTGGGGGAGCACGTCGCCGTCCGCGCCGCGACACTGA
- the gabT gene encoding 4-aminobutyrate--2-oxoglutarate transaminase, with amino-acid sequence MASLEQSRHLATEIPGPASLELNKRRTQAVSHGVGVTLPVFVARAGGGVVEDVDGNRLIDLGSGIAVTTIGNAAPPVVDAVRRQVAEFTHTCFMVTPYEGYVAVAEELNRITPGEGEKRSVLFNSGAEAVESSIKVARAYTGRSAVVAFDHAYHGRTNLTMALTAKSMPYKSGFGPFAPEIYRAPLSYPYRDGLLDKELATDGEKAAARAISVMDKQVGAQNLAAVIIEPIQGEGGFIVPAEGFLPALLRWCRENDVVFIADEVQSGFARTGAMFACEHEGIQPDIIVTAKGIADGLPLSAITGRAEVMDAPHAGGLGGTFGGNPVACAAALATIKTIEDEGLIERAQQIERLITEPLLRLQAADDRVGDVRGRGAMIAMELVKSGTSDPDPELTSRVATAAHAAGVIVLTCGMFGNIIRLLPPLAITDDLLTEGVEVLTGLLAEL; translated from the coding sequence GTGGCCAGCCTCGAGCAGAGCCGTCATTTGGCCACTGAAATCCCGGGTCCCGCGTCGCTGGAGCTCAACAAACGGCGTACCCAGGCGGTGTCGCACGGCGTCGGGGTGACCCTCCCGGTGTTCGTGGCGCGCGCGGGTGGGGGCGTCGTGGAGGACGTCGACGGGAACCGGCTGATCGACCTGGGTTCCGGTATCGCGGTCACCACGATCGGCAACGCGGCGCCGCCCGTCGTTGACGCCGTACGCCGGCAGGTCGCCGAGTTCACGCACACCTGCTTCATGGTGACGCCGTACGAGGGCTACGTCGCCGTGGCCGAGGAGCTCAACCGGATCACCCCGGGTGAGGGCGAGAAGCGCTCGGTGCTGTTCAACTCCGGAGCCGAGGCCGTCGAGAGCTCGATCAAGGTGGCTAGGGCGTACACCGGTAGGTCGGCCGTCGTCGCGTTCGACCACGCCTACCACGGACGGACCAATCTGACGATGGCGCTGACCGCCAAGTCGATGCCCTACAAGAGCGGTTTCGGCCCGTTCGCGCCGGAGATCTACCGCGCTCCCCTGTCCTATCCGTACCGGGACGGACTGCTCGACAAGGAACTGGCCACCGACGGTGAAAAGGCCGCGGCCCGTGCCATCAGCGTGATGGACAAGCAGGTCGGCGCCCAGAACCTGGCGGCCGTCATCATCGAGCCGATCCAAGGCGAGGGCGGTTTCATCGTCCCGGCCGAAGGTTTTCTACCCGCGCTGCTGCGCTGGTGCCGCGAGAACGACGTGGTGTTCATTGCCGACGAGGTGCAGTCCGGTTTCGCGCGGACCGGCGCCATGTTCGCCTGCGAGCACGAGGGCATCCAGCCCGACATCATCGTGACGGCGAAGGGCATCGCCGACGGGCTGCCGCTGTCGGCGATCACCGGCCGGGCCGAGGTAATGGACGCCCCACACGCCGGCGGGCTGGGCGGAACATTCGGCGGCAACCCTGTCGCATGCGCGGCGGCACTGGCCACCATCAAGACCATCGAGGACGAGGGGCTGATCGAGCGGGCCCAGCAGATCGAGCGCCTGATCACCGAGCCGCTGCTGCGGTTGCAGGCCGCCGACGACCGGGTCGGTGACGTGCGCGGCCGCGGCGCGATGATCGCGATGGAATTGGTGAAGTCAGGCACCTCCGACCCCGACCCGGAGTTGACGTCACGGGTGGCGACCGCGGCGCACGCTGCCGGGGTCATCGTTCTGACCTGTGGCATGTTCGGCAACATCATCAGGCTGCTGCCGCCGCTGGCCATCACCGACGATCTGCTCACCGAAGGTGTAGAGGTGCTGACGGGGCTGCTCGCCGAACTTTGA
- the yajC gene encoding preprotein translocase subunit YajC: MESFVLFLPFLLIMGGFMYFASRRQRKAMQATIDLHESLQPGDRVHTTSGLEATVVSFTDDTVDLEIAPGVVTTWMKLAVRDRILPDDDEDYDVESAAAELGEDETADSESGRVIKDS, from the coding sequence ATGGAGAGTTTTGTCCTGTTCCTGCCGTTCCTGCTCATCATGGGCGGGTTCATGTACTTCGCGTCGCGACGGCAACGCAAGGCGATGCAGGCCACGATCGACCTGCACGAATCGCTGCAGCCGGGGGATCGGGTGCACACGACGTCCGGCTTGGAAGCGACCGTTGTCAGCTTCACCGACGACACCGTTGACCTCGAGATCGCACCCGGCGTCGTCACGACCTGGATGAAGCTGGCCGTGCGGGACCGGATCCTGCCCGACGACGATGAGGACTACGACGTCGAGAGCGCCGCGGCGGAGCTGGGCGAGGACGAGACCGCCGACTCGGAGTCCGGCCGCGTCATCAAGGATTCCTGA
- the secD gene encoding protein translocase subunit SecD, whose product MASSSAPVQPARYLSVFLLMLVGVYLLVFLTGDKKASPKLGIDLQGGTRVTLTARTPDGSRPSRDALAQAQQIISSRVNGLGVSGSEVVVDGDNLVITVPGSDGNEARDLGQTARLYIRPVLNSMPAQKAPQEPKPGQQPAGGEPGAPAPAPGAPGAPAPEPGAPAPAPGAPGAAVPAPPQSGAPAPAPPRGQPRPYPQDPAPSPSPAPSPAPSPAPAPGNSPAPSPAPAPSPTGEAPPTDVPAAPDPRKDLAERIAQEKKWRQNTSQYIQMIALQFEATRCDKDDILAGNDDPKLPLVTCSTDHKTAYLLAPSIISGDQIQDATSGMNQSSLGYVVDLQFKSAAANVWADYTAAHTGTQTAFTLDSQVVSAPMIREPIPGGRTQISGGDPPFSAATAKQLANVLKYGSLPLSFESSEAQTVSATLGLTSLRAGLIAGGIGLLLVLVYSLLYYRVLGVLTALSLVASGAMVFAILVLLGRYINYTLDLAGIAGLIIGIGTTADSFVVFFERIKDEIREGRSFRSAVPRGWARARKTIVSGNAVTFLAAAVLYFLAIGQVKGFAFTLGLTTILDLVVVFLVTWPLVYLASKSARLGKPAYNGLGAVQQVARERRASSSAAKTGRG is encoded by the coding sequence GTGGCATCGTCTTCGGCGCCGGTGCAGCCTGCCCGCTATCTGTCGGTGTTCCTGCTGATGCTCGTCGGCGTCTACCTGCTGGTGTTTCTGACCGGGGATAAGAAGGCAAGCCCGAAGCTGGGCATCGACCTGCAGGGCGGCACCCGCGTGACGCTGACGGCGCGAACCCCGGACGGCTCGCGGCCCAGCCGGGACGCGCTGGCGCAGGCCCAGCAGATCATCAGCTCCCGGGTGAACGGGCTGGGTGTCTCCGGCTCGGAAGTCGTCGTCGACGGCGACAATCTGGTCATCACGGTGCCCGGCAGCGACGGTAACGAGGCGCGCGACCTCGGGCAGACGGCGCGGCTCTATATCCGCCCGGTGTTGAACTCGATGCCGGCGCAGAAGGCGCCGCAGGAGCCCAAACCGGGGCAGCAGCCTGCTGGGGGCGAGCCGGGGGCTCCCGCCCCGGCCCCGGGTGCTCCCGGGGCACCGGCACCCGAGCCCGGTGCACCGGCGCCCGCACCTGGCGCGCCCGGCGCGGCCGTTCCCGCGCCACCACAGTCGGGCGCCCCGGCACCGGCGCCGCCGCGCGGGCAGCCCAGGCCCTATCCGCAGGACCCCGCGCCCAGCCCGTCGCCCGCTCCCAGCCCCGCGCCGAGTCCCGCACCCGCGCCGGGCAATTCGCCGGCGCCCAGTCCGGCACCCGCGCCATCGCCGACGGGCGAGGCCCCGCCCACCGACGTTCCCGCCGCCCCGGATCCGCGCAAGGATCTGGCCGAGCGCATCGCGCAGGAAAAGAAGTGGCGCCAGAACACCAGCCAGTACATTCAGATGATCGCGCTGCAGTTCGAAGCCACCCGCTGCGACAAGGACGACATCCTGGCCGGCAATGACGACCCGAAGTTGCCGCTGGTCACCTGCTCGACGGACCACAAGACGGCCTACCTGCTGGCGCCCTCGATCATCAGCGGCGACCAGATTCAGGACGCCACCTCCGGGATGAACCAGAGCAGCCTGGGCTACGTGGTGGACCTGCAGTTCAAGAGCGCCGCGGCCAACGTCTGGGCCGACTACACGGCTGCGCACACCGGCACCCAGACCGCCTTCACGCTGGACTCCCAGGTGGTCAGCGCGCCGATGATCAGGGAACCGATCCCAGGCGGACGGACCCAGATCAGCGGCGGCGACCCACCGTTCAGCGCGGCCACCGCCAAGCAGTTGGCCAACGTCCTGAAATACGGTTCGCTGCCCCTGTCGTTCGAATCATCGGAAGCCCAAACTGTCTCGGCGACACTGGGTTTGACGTCGTTGCGGGCCGGCCTGATCGCCGGCGGGATCGGCCTGCTGCTGGTGCTGGTGTACTCGCTGCTCTACTACCGGGTGCTGGGGGTGCTGACCGCGCTGTCGTTGGTCGCCTCCGGGGCAATGGTTTTCGCGATCCTGGTACTGCTGGGCCGATACATCAACTACACCCTGGACCTGGCCGGGATCGCGGGTCTGATCATCGGCATCGGTACCACCGCCGACTCGTTCGTGGTGTTCTTCGAGCGCATCAAAGATGAGATCCGCGAGGGCCGTTCATTCCGGTCGGCGGTCCCGCGCGGGTGGGCCCGGGCCCGCAAGACCATCGTGTCCGGTAACGCCGTGACCTTCCTGGCAGCCGCCGTGCTGTACTTCCTGGCGATCGGACAGGTGAAGGGATTCGCGTTCACCCTGGGGCTGACCACCATCCTCGACCTCGTGGTCGTGTTCCTGGTGACCTGGCCGCTGGTGTACCTGGCCTCCAAGTCCGCGCGACTGGGCAAGCCGGCGTACAACGGCCTGGGCGCAGTCCAGCAGGTCGCACGCGAGCGCCGGGCGTCGAGTTCGGCCGCCAAGACGGGACGGGGTTAA
- the secF gene encoding protein translocase subunit SecF, whose product MASKPEAKTEVIEADDDSKTTGPQHSFLSRLYTGTGAFEVVGRRKLWYGISGAIMAIAILAILIRGFTFGIDFKGGTTVSMPSAGTSGTIQVTQVEDVFHRTIGKDPESVVTVGKGSSATVQIRSETLSNEQTEKLRNALFDAFHPKGPDGNPSKKAISDAAVSETWGGQITKKAVIALVVFLVLVAVYITVRYERYMTLSALAAMIFDITVTAGVYAAVGFEVTPATVIGLLTILGFSIYDTVIVFDKVEENTHGFQHTTRRTFAEQANLAVNQTFMRSINTSLISVLPVLALMVVAVWLLGVGTLKDLALVQLIGIIVGTYSSIFFATPLLVTMRERTELVRTHTRRVLRRRSAGAVPEKPAAKDAKAEPADGDAEDADDAATTEQATEVVTVSKPAATNKPAPGARPARPTGTRRPTGKRNAGKR is encoded by the coding sequence ATGGCGTCCAAGCCCGAAGCCAAGACCGAAGTCATCGAAGCCGACGACGACTCGAAAACCACTGGGCCGCAGCACAGTTTCCTCTCGCGGCTGTACACCGGCACCGGCGCCTTCGAGGTCGTCGGGCGCCGCAAACTCTGGTACGGCATCAGCGGGGCGATCATGGCGATCGCCATCCTGGCGATCCTGATCCGCGGGTTCACCTTCGGGATCGACTTCAAGGGCGGCACCACGGTCTCGATGCCGTCCGCGGGTACCTCGGGCACCATCCAGGTCACCCAGGTGGAAGATGTCTTCCACCGCACCATCGGCAAGGACCCCGAGTCGGTGGTCACCGTCGGCAAGGGTTCGTCGGCCACCGTGCAGATCCGGTCCGAAACCCTGTCCAACGAGCAGACCGAGAAGCTGCGCAACGCGTTGTTCGACGCGTTCCACCCCAAGGGCCCGGACGGAAATCCGAGTAAGAAGGCCATCAGCGACGCTGCGGTGTCGGAAACCTGGGGCGGGCAGATCACCAAGAAGGCCGTGATCGCGCTGGTGGTGTTCCTGGTTCTGGTCGCCGTCTACATCACCGTGCGCTACGAGCGCTACATGACGCTGTCGGCGCTGGCGGCCATGATCTTCGACATCACCGTCACCGCCGGCGTGTATGCGGCGGTGGGCTTCGAAGTCACCCCCGCCACGGTGATCGGGCTGCTCACCATCCTCGGGTTCTCGATTTACGACACCGTCATCGTGTTCGACAAGGTGGAAGAGAACACGCACGGCTTCCAGCACACCACCCGGCGCACCTTCGCCGAGCAGGCCAACCTCGCCGTCAACCAGACGTTCATGCGGTCGATCAACACCAGCCTGATCTCGGTGCTGCCGGTGCTCGCGCTGATGGTGGTGGCGGTATGGCTGCTGGGCGTCGGCACGCTGAAGGACCTGGCGCTGGTGCAGCTCATCGGCATCATCGTGGGCACCTACTCGTCGATCTTCTTCGCCACGCCGCTGCTGGTGACCATGCGGGAACGCACCGAGCTGGTGCGCACGCACACCCGTCGGGTGCTCCGGCGACGCAGTGCAGGCGCGGTCCCCGAGAAGCCGGCCGCCAAGGACGCCAAAGCAGAGCCAGCCGACGGTGACGCCGAGGACGCCGATGACGCCGCTACGACGGAACAGGCCACCGAGGTCGTCACCGTCAGCAAGCCGGCGGCCACCAACAAACCGGCACCCGGTGCGCGACCTGCGCGTCCGACCGGTACGCGGCGTCCCACCGGCAAGCGAAACGCCGGCAAGCGGTAG